One genomic window of Paenibacillus xylanilyticus includes the following:
- a CDS encoding SDR family NAD(P)-dependent oxidoreductase, producing MDRMKDKVVLVTGGASGIGLSAANLMAAEGARVVIADFNVDGAIEAAKNIQLRGGDAVGIFVDAAKETSIQEAIEFTAQRYGKLTCLFNNVGLTNLKKDLDVVHVDLDEWDRLMNVNLKSVLLGCRFAIPHMIRAGGGSIINTASMAGFTGDAVRVAYGASKAGVVNLTKYIAAQYGKHNIRCNAVAPGLILTPAAQDNMPQDVLNMFAKYNALPYHGEPDDIGHTVLFLASDESKFITGQTIQVEGGHYIANPTVPDFEQFMQSV from the coding sequence ATGGACAGAATGAAGGACAAGGTTGTGCTAGTTACCGGAGGAGCTTCTGGCATCGGCTTATCCGCAGCCAACTTAATGGCTGCGGAAGGTGCTAGAGTCGTCATTGCCGATTTTAATGTCGATGGCGCTATAGAAGCTGCCAAAAACATTCAGCTCCGAGGAGGCGATGCCGTAGGCATATTTGTTGATGCTGCAAAAGAAACCTCAATTCAAGAAGCAATTGAATTTACGGCACAGCGATACGGTAAGCTCACATGCTTGTTTAACAATGTGGGCTTGACCAACCTCAAGAAGGATTTGGACGTGGTTCATGTAGACCTGGATGAATGGGATCGACTGATGAATGTTAACCTCAAGAGTGTACTTCTGGGATGCAGATTTGCCATTCCTCATATGATCCGTGCTGGCGGGGGTTCCATCATCAATACAGCATCCATGGCAGGCTTTACCGGTGATGCTGTTCGTGTGGCTTATGGCGCTTCCAAAGCAGGTGTAGTCAATCTTACCAAGTATATTGCAGCCCAATACGGGAAGCACAACATTCGTTGTAATGCGGTTGCACCCGGTCTGATTTTGACACCGGCAGCGCAGGATAACATGCCACAAGACGTCTTGAATATGTTTGCAAAATATAATGCACTGCCTTATCACGGAGAACCGGATGATATTGGACATACCGTCCTATTCCTGGCTTCCGACGAGTCCAAATTTATTACCGGCCAGACGATTCAGGTGGAAGGCGGGCATTATATCGCTAATCCAACGGTTCCTGATTTTGAGCAATTTATGCAAAGCGTATAA
- a CDS encoding SDR family NAD(P)-dependent oxidoreductase, protein MRKLEGKVAIITGGASGIGECMVDLFAQEGAIVIAADINEAALETASQKQNVYGMKLNVASDENWEALAKVVNERFDKIDILVNNAGISSEKPFEEINAQDWEKMLSINGFGPFAGMKHVTPYMAAQKKGSIVNISSYTAMIGQGFNHYSASKGAVRALSKAAATTFGRQGIRVNALFPGIIETPMTQSLSTSQELLGRLIQATPLQRLGQAMDIAKAALFLASDDSSYITGSELVIDGGYSAQ, encoded by the coding sequence ATGAGAAAATTGGAAGGTAAAGTAGCTATTATTACAGGCGGAGCTTCAGGCATTGGCGAGTGCATGGTGGATCTTTTTGCACAGGAAGGTGCCATCGTGATTGCAGCAGATATTAATGAGGCAGCGCTGGAGACAGCTAGCCAGAAGCAGAATGTATATGGAATGAAATTAAACGTGGCGTCAGACGAGAACTGGGAGGCACTGGCGAAGGTCGTCAACGAGCGATTTGACAAAATAGATATCTTGGTCAACAATGCGGGTATCTCATCCGAAAAACCATTTGAGGAGATCAACGCACAGGACTGGGAGAAGATGCTTTCCATTAACGGATTTGGCCCGTTTGCGGGTATGAAGCATGTGACTCCATATATGGCCGCTCAGAAGAAAGGCTCCATCGTTAATATTTCTTCGTATACTGCAATGATTGGACAGGGCTTCAATCACTACTCGGCGTCGAAGGGCGCGGTACGTGCGTTGTCCAAAGCAGCGGCTACGACATTCGGACGTCAGGGCATTCGTGTCAATGCTCTTTTCCCAGGGATTATCGAAACGCCTATGACCCAATCCCTGAGCACGTCCCAAGAACTGCTTGGTCGGCTGATTCAGGCAACGCCTCTACAGCGTTTGGGTCAAGCTATGGATATTGCCAAAGCGGCACTGTTCCTGGCTTCCGATGATTCCTCCTATATTACCGGCTCCGAGCTGGTCATTGATGGTGGATACTCCGCACAATAG